A portion of the Psychrobacter immobilis genome contains these proteins:
- a CDS encoding homoserine kinase: protein MSVYTQLTDDQFATFCHRFGVAFARAIPITQGIKNSNWFIQTTDDVDGAHSYVFTLFEERPPEDIEKMAVILNQLHGKLPVAAPLALLDLGADSAEKCYVIRYDNKAITLVPCLAGSHPQQTTQAMCHEIGAALAMLHETLQALQPAEEYGVPLYPWSEVRDREMQFMPADEAKLMSDIWQSYTDLPLASLPKGLCHLDMFADNTLWNLSLNNSQKGEARLTGLLDFTEVSVEHYVMDIAITINDFCTTWGDAEQGESVNFDRSKMAAFLQGYESKRMLGEDEKRALPVMLAKAAVIFWLLRLNVIHYNRTEGRTGDNIMVKNPDLMKRLAAYHWSHVEKAQSTVFVLEHARYKDDDKNNDVEDFKIIGVFATEQQAQAAIEQLKSQSGFKDYPNGFHIDAYPLNQINWSQGFGC, encoded by the coding sequence ATGTCCGTCTATACCCAGTTAACCGATGACCAGTTTGCCACTTTTTGCCACCGTTTTGGCGTAGCGTTCGCGCGTGCCATTCCGATTACCCAAGGTATCAAAAACTCTAACTGGTTTATTCAGACGACTGACGATGTAGATGGCGCACACTCTTATGTCTTTACCTTATTTGAAGAACGTCCACCAGAAGACATCGAGAAGATGGCCGTCATCCTCAATCAACTGCACGGTAAATTACCGGTCGCTGCGCCGTTAGCATTGCTTGATTTAGGCGCTGATAGCGCAGAAAAATGCTATGTCATACGCTATGACAATAAAGCAATTACCTTAGTGCCATGCCTAGCAGGCTCGCATCCACAGCAAACCACACAAGCGATGTGTCATGAAATTGGCGCCGCTTTAGCGATGCTGCATGAGACATTGCAAGCATTACAACCTGCGGAAGAATATGGCGTGCCTTTATACCCATGGAGCGAGGTGCGCGATCGTGAAATGCAGTTTATGCCAGCTGACGAAGCCAAATTGATGAGTGATATTTGGCAGTCTTATACGGATTTGCCGCTTGCCAGCTTGCCAAAAGGCTTATGTCATTTAGATATGTTTGCTGATAACACGCTATGGAACTTATCGTTAAATAATAGCCAAAAAGGTGAAGCGCGTCTGACTGGGTTGTTAGACTTTACCGAAGTTAGCGTCGAGCACTATGTGATGGATATTGCCATTACGATTAATGACTTTTGTACCACGTGGGGCGATGCTGAGCAGGGCGAGTCGGTGAATTTTGATCGCAGTAAAATGGCGGCTTTTTTGCAAGGCTATGAGTCGAAACGCATGCTCGGTGAAGATGAAAAACGTGCCTTACCAGTGATGCTTGCAAAAGCGGCGGTGATTTTTTGGCTATTACGTCTCAACGTTATTCACTACAACCGTACCGAAGGGCGTACGGGCGATAACATCATGGTCAAAAATCCTGACCTGATGAAACGCCTTGCCGCTTATCATTGGTCACATGTTGAAAAAGCGCAAAGTACCGTATTTGTACTAGAGCATGCACGTTATAAAGACGATGATAAAAATAACGATGTCGAAGATTTTAAGATAATCGGTGTGTTTGCGACTGAGCAACAAGCACAAGCTGCTATTGAGCAATTAAAATCACAATCTGGCTTTAAAGATTATCCAAACGGTTTCCATATTGATGCTTATCCGTTAAATCAAATTAATTGGTCACAAGGTTTCGGTTGCTAA
- the acnA gene encoding aconitate hydratase AcnA, which translates to MSDIFNVKDTITVDGKEHAYYSLPKLTETFEHISKLPFCMKIVLENLLRNEDDGQSVGKNHIEAVANWDAGAEASKEIAFMPARVVLQDFTGVPSVVDLAAMRDAVVELGGKAEQINPFIPSELVVDHSVQVDAYGREDALDLNEKIEFKRNNERYEFLHWGRNAFKNFVVVPPATGIVHQVNLEYLARVVMAADVNVDGKSELTAYPDTVFGTDSHTTMINGIGVLGWGVGGIEAEAAMLGQPSSMLIPQVVGFELKGKLTEGVTATDLVLRVVEMLRAHGVVGKFVEFYGEGLHSMPLADRATIANMSPEYGATCGIFPIDQMAIDYLRLSGREESQIELVEKYAKAQGLWHDADTPAATYSSKLELDLSSVQPALAGPNLPQQRINLSDMHEKFGETLEKMTKDRKSEVEGKVRFDEEGGEQEQADRLYAKPNVFSDVNIDDKSHKLRDGSVVIAAITSCTNTSNPAVMIGAGLVAKKAAAKGLKAKPWVKTSLAPGSKVVTDYLEKSKLMDELEKTGFYLVGYGCTTCIGNSGPLLESIEKGIEEKDLVAAAVLSGNRNFEGRIHSHVKASYLASPPLVVAYALAGTVDIDLTTQPLGQDQDGKDVFLKDIWPTSDEINELIANNIDADMFRKNYGEVFDGSAAWNAISSADSQLYPWSEASTYIKNPPFFDGMTMEPEGIPDIEGARILGLFGDSITTDHISPAGNIDPDSPAGKYLQERGVMQADFNSYGSRRGNDAVMTRGTFANIRIKNTMMAGKEGGYTYYFNGDSATLQDGEEMAIYDAAMKYKEDKRPLVVLGGAEYGSGSSRDWAAKGTILLGVKAVLTSSFERIHRSNLVGMGVLPLTFKDGENAETYNLDGSEVLSITGLDNGESKTAKVTATRADGSSESFDVNVMLQTPKEREYVRHGGVLHYVLRQLASESKEAG; encoded by the coding sequence ATGAGTGATATTTTTAATGTAAAAGACACCATTACGGTCGATGGCAAGGAACATGCCTATTACAGTTTGCCAAAGCTGACCGAAACTTTTGAGCACATCAGCAAATTGCCATTTTGCATGAAAATCGTCTTAGAAAACCTATTACGTAACGAAGATGATGGTCAATCTGTCGGCAAAAATCATATCGAAGCCGTTGCCAACTGGGATGCAGGCGCAGAAGCGTCAAAAGAGATTGCCTTTATGCCAGCGCGTGTAGTCCTGCAAGACTTTACTGGTGTGCCGTCAGTTGTCGATTTGGCAGCCATGCGTGATGCCGTGGTTGAGCTTGGCGGTAAAGCTGAGCAAATTAACCCCTTTATCCCAAGTGAATTGGTTGTCGATCACTCTGTACAAGTCGATGCTTATGGCCGAGAAGATGCACTAGACTTGAACGAAAAAATTGAATTTAAACGTAACAATGAACGTTATGAATTCCTGCATTGGGGTCGTAATGCGTTTAAAAACTTTGTGGTCGTACCACCAGCGACGGGTATTGTGCATCAAGTTAACCTTGAATACTTAGCTCGTGTTGTAATGGCTGCTGATGTCAATGTTGATGGTAAAAGCGAGTTGACGGCTTATCCTGATACGGTATTTGGTACTGACAGTCACACGACGATGATTAATGGTATTGGCGTGCTTGGTTGGGGTGTCGGCGGTATTGAAGCGGAAGCGGCAATGCTTGGTCAACCGTCATCAATGCTGATTCCACAAGTGGTCGGCTTTGAGCTAAAAGGTAAATTGACCGAAGGCGTTACTGCGACGGATTTGGTATTGCGTGTGGTTGAAATGCTACGTGCGCATGGTGTGGTTGGTAAATTCGTCGAGTTTTATGGCGAAGGCTTACACAGTATGCCACTGGCAGATAGGGCGACGATTGCCAATATGTCACCAGAATATGGGGCAACCTGTGGTATTTTCCCGATTGACCAAATGGCGATTGATTATTTGCGTCTATCAGGTCGTGAAGAAAGTCAGATTGAATTGGTTGAAAAGTATGCCAAGGCGCAAGGCTTATGGCACGATGCCGATACCCCAGCGGCGACTTATTCAAGTAAATTAGAGCTTGATTTATCATCGGTACAGCCCGCACTTGCCGGTCCGAACTTGCCACAGCAGCGTATCAATCTATCTGATATGCACGAAAAATTTGGCGAAACTTTAGAAAAAATGACCAAAGACCGCAAGTCAGAAGTCGAAGGCAAGGTACGCTTTGATGAAGAAGGCGGCGAGCAAGAGCAAGCGGATAGACTCTATGCTAAGCCTAATGTTTTCTCTGACGTCAATATCGATGATAAGAGCCATAAATTGCGTGATGGTTCTGTCGTTATCGCAGCGATTACCTCATGTACCAATACCTCAAACCCTGCGGTGATGATTGGTGCGGGTTTGGTGGCGAAAAAAGCCGCTGCAAAAGGTCTAAAAGCCAAGCCTTGGGTCAAAACTTCATTAGCTCCCGGTTCGAAAGTCGTCACCGATTATCTTGAAAAATCTAAGTTAATGGACGAGCTTGAAAAAACAGGCTTCTATTTAGTGGGTTATGGTTGTACCACGTGTATCGGTAACTCAGGACCGCTCTTAGAGTCGATTGAAAAAGGTATCGAAGAAAAAGACTTAGTCGCTGCTGCCGTGTTGTCAGGTAACCGTAACTTTGAAGGTCGTATCCACTCGCACGTAAAAGCCAGTTATTTGGCGTCACCACCATTGGTAGTGGCTTATGCGCTGGCAGGTACGGTTGATATTGACTTAACGACGCAGCCGTTAGGACAAGATCAAGATGGCAAAGATGTCTTCTTAAAAGATATTTGGCCAACGTCAGATGAGATCAATGAGCTGATTGCTAATAATATCGATGCGGATATGTTCCGCAAAAACTATGGTGAAGTGTTTGACGGTAGTGCCGCATGGAACGCCATTAGCTCAGCCGATAGCCAGTTGTATCCGTGGAGCGAAGCGTCTACTTATATTAAAAACCCACCGTTCTTTGATGGTATGACCATGGAGCCAGAAGGTATTCCTGATATCGAAGGCGCACGCATCTTAGGGTTGTTCGGTGATTCAATCACCACTGACCATATCTCACCAGCCGGTAATATCGATCCAGATTCGCCAGCAGGTAAGTACTTGCAAGAGCGCGGTGTGATGCAAGCCGACTTCAATAGCTATGGCTCACGCCGTGGTAATGATGCGGTCATGACGCGTGGTACTTTCGCCAATATCCGTATCAAAAATACCATGATGGCTGGCAAAGAGGGCGGCTATACTTATTACTTCAACGGCGATAGCGCCACTCTACAAGACGGCGAAGAAATGGCCATCTATGATGCGGCAATGAAGTATAAAGAAGATAAGCGTCCGCTCGTGGTACTTGGCGGTGCAGAATATGGCTCTGGATCTAGTCGTGACTGGGCAGCGAAAGGTACGATTTTGCTTGGCGTAAAAGCAGTATTGACCAGTTCGTTCGAACGTATTCACCGCTCAAACCTCGTCGGTATGGGTGTGTTGCCATTAACCTTTAAAGACGGTGAAAATGCAGAAACTTATAATCTAGACGGCTCTGAAGTGCTTAGCATCACAGGTCTAGATAATGGCGAGAGCAAGACCGCCAAAGTTACGGCTACGCGTGCCGATGGTTCGTCTGAGAGCTTTGATGTCAATGTCATGCTCCAGACGCCAAAAGAGCGCGAGTACGTGCGTCATGGTGGCGTGTTGCACTATGTACTACGTCAATTGGCAAGCGAGAGCAAAGAAGCAGGCTAG
- the hisF gene encoding imidazole glycerol phosphate synthase subunit HisF, with the protein MLAKRIIPCLDVDNGRVVKGVQFVDIKDAGDPVEVAKRYNEQGADEITFLDITATNDERDTTYHTVERMAETVFVPLTVGGGVRKIADIRNLLNAGADKVAINSAAVFTPEFVGEAAQKFGNQCIVVAIDAKRVADIEVDGIVMPRWEIFTHGGRKPTGIDAVAWASKMAEFGAGELLVTSMDGDGTKKGYDLALMKQITNRVNVPVIASGGVGNLQHLAEGVLEGGVDAVLAASIFHFGEYTVQEAKAYMAAQGIQMRL; encoded by the coding sequence ATGTTAGCAAAGCGTATCATTCCTTGTTTGGACGTTGATAATGGCCGTGTGGTCAAAGGTGTGCAGTTTGTCGATATCAAAGATGCAGGAGACCCTGTCGAAGTAGCGAAACGCTACAACGAACAAGGCGCTGATGAAATTACTTTTTTGGACATTACTGCCACCAATGATGAGCGCGATACTACCTATCATACTGTTGAGCGTATGGCTGAAACCGTATTTGTCCCACTCACAGTTGGCGGCGGCGTGCGTAAAATCGCTGATATTCGTAATCTGTTGAATGCTGGTGCGGATAAAGTAGCGATCAATTCTGCGGCGGTATTTACCCCTGAGTTCGTTGGTGAAGCGGCACAAAAATTTGGTAATCAATGTATCGTCGTTGCTATCGATGCCAAACGCGTTGCAGATATTGAAGTTGATGGGATTGTTATGCCGCGTTGGGAGATTTTTACCCATGGTGGTCGCAAACCAACGGGCATTGATGCCGTGGCTTGGGCGAGCAAAATGGCTGAGTTTGGCGCTGGCGAATTACTAGTCACCTCGATGGATGGCGATGGCACCAAAAAAGGCTATGATTTGGCATTGATGAAGCAAATCACTAACCGCGTCAATGTGCCCGTTATCGCGTCAGGCGGCGTCGGTAATTTGCAACATTTAGCCGAAGGGGTGTTAGAAGGTGGCGTCGATGCCGTACTTGCCGCCAGCATCTTCCATTTTGGTGAGTATACAGTTCAAGAAGCCAAAGCATATATGGCAGCGCAAGGG
- a CDS encoding RNA-binding domain-containing protein — protein MNHDELLELLDTLIECWENEVVEFKRGKREFSLSDIGKYFSAISNEANLRGQSFGWLVFGIDDKTRQVIGTDYKAKSSERIQAVSQQISQDTQPTITFRNIFELQHPKGGVVMFQIPAAPKGSPISYNGHYYARAGESLVALGLDKLNEINQQEKWIDWSAQIVSEATINDLDPDALNKAKQGFARKMGQRLENETVLELDDLDFLNKARLTENGKITRSTLLLLGKPESARFLSPHPAAMVWSLEAEERAYEHFYPPFLLTSTQLYQKIRNFQIRILPDDELIPVEIDKYNQRVVLEALHNCIAHQDYTKNSRIIVSEKIDRLIFESEGSFFEGKPVDYVTEERRPKKYRNYKLAQAMVQLNMIDTMGYGIHEMYEKQAKRYLPLPDYDLTMPQAVKLIIYGDVVDPAYSKLLIKNTDLSIMEIIALDRVQKGQNISKGMARELQRKNLIEGRRPNYYVSSSVAEATNKKAKYIRNRIQDDTFYMQLILDYIDKYECATRPDIDSLLIPTLSEVLDEKQKITKIGHLLTKLRKIEKIENVGVGRYSKWVMK, from the coding sequence ATGAACCATGATGAGCTTTTAGAGTTACTCGATACTCTTATTGAATGTTGGGAAAATGAAGTTGTCGAATTTAAGCGCGGTAAAAGAGAGTTCTCTTTATCTGATATCGGGAAGTATTTCTCAGCTATATCTAACGAAGCCAATTTGCGAGGGCAAAGTTTTGGCTGGCTAGTATTTGGTATTGATGATAAAACCCGACAAGTTATTGGCACAGACTACAAAGCTAAGAGTTCTGAACGTATACAAGCAGTGAGTCAGCAGATTTCTCAAGATACGCAACCAACAATTACATTTAGAAATATTTTTGAATTGCAACATCCTAAAGGGGGTGTTGTTATGTTTCAAATTCCAGCAGCACCTAAAGGTTCGCCAATATCTTACAACGGGCATTACTACGCTAGAGCTGGTGAAAGCTTGGTAGCACTAGGATTGGATAAGTTAAATGAGATTAATCAACAAGAAAAATGGATAGATTGGTCAGCACAAATAGTATCAGAAGCGACTATAAATGACCTAGATCCCGATGCATTAAATAAAGCAAAGCAAGGTTTTGCTAGAAAAATGGGTCAAAGGCTTGAAAATGAAACAGTGCTTGAGCTAGACGATTTAGATTTTCTAAACAAAGCTAGATTAACTGAAAATGGCAAAATTACTAGATCTACACTTTTACTTCTTGGAAAACCAGAGTCAGCTAGATTTCTTTCACCGCACCCTGCGGCTATGGTATGGAGCTTAGAAGCGGAAGAAAGAGCTTACGAACACTTCTATCCACCTTTTTTATTAACATCAACACAGCTATACCAGAAGATACGTAACTTCCAAATACGAATTTTACCTGATGATGAGCTCATTCCTGTTGAAATCGATAAATATAATCAACGTGTCGTTTTAGAAGCTTTGCATAACTGTATAGCCCATCAGGACTATACTAAAAACTCTAGAATTATCGTGTCTGAAAAAATAGATCGTTTAATCTTTGAAAGTGAAGGAAGCTTTTTCGAAGGCAAACCTGTGGATTATGTAACAGAAGAGAGAAGACCAAAAAAGTATCGTAATTATAAGCTTGCGCAAGCTATGGTTCAGCTCAATATGATTGACACGATGGGTTATGGAATCCATGAAATGTACGAAAAACAAGCGAAGCGCTATCTGCCGTTACCTGATTACGATTTGACTATGCCACAGGCTGTTAAGTTAATTATATATGGTGATGTTGTAGACCCTGCATATAGCAAGTTATTAATTAAAAACACAGATTTATCAATAATGGAGATTATAGCTTTAGATAGAGTTCAAAAAGGTCAGAATATTTCTAAGGGTATGGCTAGAGAGTTACAACGGAAGAACCTTATCGAGGGACGAAGACCGAACTACTATGTATCATCATCAGTAGCAGAAGCCACTAACAAAAAAGCTAAATACATACGTAATAGAATTCAAGATGATACTTTTTATATGCAACTTATTTTAGACTATATAGACAAATATGAATGTGCTACAAGGCCTGATATCGACAGTTTGCTAATACCAACACTTAGTGAAGTTCTTGATGAAAAACAGAAAATCACTAAAATAGGTCATTTATTAACTAAACTTAGAAAAATAGAAAAAATAGAAAACGTTGGGGTGGGTCGGTACTCTAAGTGGGTTATGAAGTGA
- a CDS encoding class II glutamine amidotransferase: MCQLLGMNCNTPTDIGFSFAGFRRRGGMTDSHEDGFGIAFFERSECDSENASTGLRLFHDNKPSHLSPVADLVNNYPIKAMNVIAHIRKATQGQNCLANTHPFVREVWGEQWVFAHNGQMNSEFIKRCQRLQDNGNASHCQPVGSTDSEMAFCYLVNRLKSSFKTRPDDQTLFKFLTTQCRYLSANGLFNCLISNGSWQLAYAGSLLFYLTRQAPFGEAKLADDDLAINFGDVTTDTDKVTILVTVPLTENEKWQQLAVNECLIFQDGDVIYRDSPSQRKFLTIDEGIAVARAVGASV, encoded by the coding sequence ATGTGTCAACTCCTAGGAATGAACTGTAATACCCCAACCGATATTGGTTTTAGCTTTGCAGGGTTTCGTCGTCGCGGCGGCATGACCGATAGTCATGAAGATGGCTTTGGTATTGCGTTTTTTGAGCGTAGTGAGTGCGACTCAGAGAATGCTTCAACTGGTTTGCGTCTTTTCCATGATAATAAACCAAGTCATTTATCACCCGTTGCTGATTTGGTCAATAATTATCCGATTAAAGCCATGAACGTCATTGCCCATATCCGTAAAGCGACCCAAGGGCAGAATTGTTTGGCAAACACCCATCCCTTTGTCCGTGAAGTGTGGGGCGAGCAGTGGGTGTTTGCGCACAATGGGCAAATGAATAGCGAATTTATCAAACGCTGTCAGCGCTTGCAAGACAACGGCAACGCCTCACATTGCCAGCCAGTTGGTTCAACTGATTCTGAAATGGCGTTTTGCTACCTTGTTAATCGCCTAAAAAGCAGCTTTAAAACTCGCCCTGATGACCAAACGCTGTTTAAATTTTTGACCACCCAATGTCGTTATTTATCCGCCAATGGCTTGTTTAACTGCTTGATATCAAACGGTAGCTGGCAATTGGCTTATGCGGGGAGTTTATTGTTTTATCTCACGCGTCAAGCACCATTTGGCGAGGCGAAATTGGCAGATGATGATTTAGCCATTAACTTTGGCGATGTGACGACAGATACGGATAAAGTGACTATCTTAGTCACTGTTCCGCTCACTGAAAATGAGAAATGGCAGCAGTTGGCCGTCAATGAGTGCTTAATATTCCAAGATGGTGATGTTATTTATAGAGACAGCCCAAGCCAGCGAAAATTTTTGACGATTGATGAAGGCATTGCGGTGGCACGAGCGGTTGGGGCGAGTGTTTAG
- a CDS encoding YchJ family protein yields the protein MQPNLHVCPCQIHPSSSAISSPLLYKDCCQPYHEAVYNDALYNGEVGKAEGIKAETAERLMRTRYSAFVLIKPDYIVKTTLPAQQDLLDINAIESWAKETNWAGLAIVAHTPKLGKRHAKVEFKAYFKPTNNASNLEEKVQAHHELSAFVRVKDKVNNDARWYFLDPTVAMTVSQKQPCICASGEKFKRCCGVYLG from the coding sequence ATGCAACCTAATCTACACGTTTGCCCTTGCCAAATTCATCCATCATCAAGCGCTATCAGCTCACCACTACTGTATAAAGATTGCTGTCAGCCTTATCATGAGGCTGTTTATAATGATGCTCTTTATAATGGTGAGGTTGGCAAAGCAGAGGGTATAAAAGCGGAGACAGCCGAACGTCTCATGCGCACGCGCTATAGTGCCTTTGTGTTGATTAAGCCAGACTATATCGTCAAGACTACGCTACCCGCGCAGCAAGACTTGCTTGATATTAACGCGATTGAATCGTGGGCAAAAGAGACGAATTGGGCAGGACTAGCAATCGTAGCGCATACGCCAAAGCTAGGCAAACGCCATGCGAAGGTTGAGTTTAAGGCTTATTTCAAGCCAACTAATAATGCAAGTAATTTAGAAGAGAAAGTGCAGGCGCATCATGAATTGTCTGCCTTTGTGAGAGTAAAAGACAAAGTTAATAACGATGCGCGCTGGTACTTTTTAGATCCGACGGTTGCGATGACTGTCAGCCAAAAGCAACCGTGTATTTGTGCGTCGGGTGAGAAGTTTAAGCGGTGTTGTGGGGTTTATTTGGGTTAG
- a CDS encoding putative signal transducing protein: protein MTDQVDNWHKLARYDTNMQGELHANLLRNNGITVSLQPLSAMPGMNSGIVLWVQDTDLAHAQRILANIDTDGATPYEVFDETSAAKINPTLNPAQDDNNGGEV from the coding sequence ATGACCGATCAAGTTGATAACTGGCACAAGCTGGCACGCTACGACACCAATATGCAAGGTGAACTGCATGCCAATCTGCTTCGTAACAATGGTATTACCGTTTCTCTGCAACCGCTGAGTGCGATGCCCGGTATGAATTCTGGGATTGTGCTGTGGGTACAGGATACTGATTTGGCGCATGCACAGCGCATTTTGGCAAATATTGACACCGATGGGGCAACGCCTTATGAGGTGTTTGATGAAACGTCTGCAGCCAAAATTAACCCTACTTTAAATCCTGCACAAGACGACAATAACGGCGGTGAAGTATAA
- a CDS encoding metal-dependent hydrolase, whose protein sequence is MANFNTHLNVAFMVSGTLSLTVYKAGLIDDSGFLVCVALGTIGGLLPDLDSDNSTPIKLGFNITSFIFAFGLVMHWRSELSLLALIALWLAGYGFMRYVVFSIFTNMTVHRGVIHSVPYMAILGLGLTYLSYYVLHLPLTASWFYGLFLFGGALVHLTLDELYSVNLSNMKMKRSSGTAMKFYQPKDKWWYLLLYTLLAMLVYFAPPFDAFWQQLRDPAPWAQLKVGILPELIKSMLR, encoded by the coding sequence ATGGCAAATTTTAACACCCACCTGAATGTTGCATTCATGGTCAGTGGTACGCTCAGTTTGACGGTTTATAAAGCGGGATTGATTGATGATTCGGGGTTTTTAGTTTGCGTGGCGCTTGGCACCATCGGTGGGCTACTTCCTGATTTGGATTCTGATAACTCCACACCGATTAAACTTGGCTTCAATATCACCTCATTTATTTTTGCCTTTGGTTTGGTCATGCATTGGCGCAGTGAGCTGAGTTTGCTCGCCCTGATTGCATTATGGCTAGCAGGCTACGGCTTTATGCGTTATGTGGTTTTCTCTATTTTTACCAACATGACCGTGCATCGCGGCGTGATTCACTCCGTGCCCTATATGGCAATTTTGGGTTTGGGGCTGACTTATTTAAGCTACTATGTCTTGCACCTCCCATTAACGGCAAGCTGGTTTTACGGTTTATTTTTATTCGGTGGAGCGCTAGTGCATTTGACATTGGACGAGCTATATAGTGTTAACTTATCGAATATGAAAATGAAGCGCTCATCAGGGACAGCGATGAAGTTTTATCAGCCTAAAGATAAGTGGTGGTATTTATTGCTATATACACTGCTCGCCATGTTGGTCTATTTTGCCCCGCCGTTTGATGCGTTTTGGCAGCAGCTGCGCGACCCAGCACCATGGGCACAGCTAAAAGTTGGCATATTGCCAGAACTGATAAAAAGCATGCTGCGATAA